The region ACCTGACCCGCGCGACGGATGCTTTTTTCATTGTTCCGACGCTTCAGCAAGCCTTGGACAATTGGGAAAAAGTAGAGCCTCAGCTCCGCGACCTTGCCGAACAGCTGGAGCACGGCTCGGTCCCGGCCTTCCGCTTTCACGAGCACGATTGCGCGTCGCCCCTGCCCCGCGCCTATCAATGGGCCGACGGCTCGGCCTATGTGAACCATGTGGAGCTGGTGCGGAAGGCGCGCGGCGCCGAGATGCCGGCCTCGTTCTGGACCGACCCGCTCATGTACCAGGGCGGTTCCGATTCCTTCCTCGGACCGCGCGATCCGGTCCTGGCGGTGGACGAGGCGCATGGGATCGACTTCGAGGCCGAGGTCGCGGTCATCACCGACGATGTGCCCATGGGCGCGACGCGGGACGAAGCCGCCCGCGCCATCCGCCTCGTGGTGCTCGTCAACGACGTGTCCTTGAGAAATCTGATCCCGGCCGAACTGGCGAAGGGCTTCGGCTTCTTCCATGCCAAGCCCTCCTCCGCCCTGTCGCCGGTCGCGGTCACGC is a window of Microvirga lotononidis DNA encoding:
- a CDS encoding fumarylacetoacetate hydrolase family protein, which translates into the protein MKLSSLNQGRDGRLVIVSKDLTRATDAFFIVPTLQQALDNWEKVEPQLRDLAEQLEHGSVPAFRFHEHDCASPLPRAYQWADGSAYVNHVELVRKARGAEMPASFWTDPLMYQGGSDSFLGPRDPVLAVDEAHGIDFEAEVAVITDDVPMGATRDEAARAIRLVVLVNDVSLRNLIPAELAKGFGFFHAKPSSALSPVAVTPDELGEAWDGGKLHLPLLTHLNGKPFGKPNAGIDMTFDFPTLIAHAAKTRPLGAGTIIGSGTVSNKDEAGGPGKPIDQGGLGYSCLAELRTVETILQGEARTPFMRFGDTIRIEMKDKQGQSIFGAIEQKVEAYRKEG